Genomic segment of Myxococcus xanthus:
TACGACGCCGGGCAGGTGGCCTACGCGGAGGTGGCGTCGGGCTCCGGCGCGGAGATGCTCTCCGCCGCGAGCCGCGTGTCGGAGCCGCTGCGCGCCTTCCTGATCAAGCACGGGAGCGCTGAGGAGCGCGCGCGCTTCGTGGACCTGGCGCGCGAGCTACGTCCGGTGGAGGAGATGGACGCGGTGCGGGAGACGGACCTCTTCATCGTCATTCCTGCCTTCGTCATCACCGAGTTGAAGGAAGCCTTCCAGATTGGCTTCCTCGTCTTCCTCCCGTTCCTCGTGCTGGACATGGTGATTGCCAACGTGCTGCTCGCGCTGGGCATGCAGACGCTGTCACCCAGCCAGGTGAGTCTGCCCTTCAAGATTCTCCTCTTCGTCGCCGTGGATGGTTGGTCGCTGCTCGCGCGGGGCCTCATCCTCGGCTACCGGTGACGCCATGACCCAGGACGTTTTCCTCACCCTGGGACGCGAGGCCCTGCTGTTGATGGTGATGGCGTCGCTGCCACCCATTGGCGCGAGCCTGGTGGTGGGGTTCTTGTCGAGCCTCTTCCAGGCCACCACCCAGCTTCAGGAGTCCACGTTGTCGGTGGTGCCCAAGCTGTGCGCGGCCGTCCTGGCACTGGTCCTCGCCGGACCCTGGATTGCCGGGCAGCTCACGCGTTTCACCCA
This window contains:
- the sctR gene encoding type III secretion system export apparatus subunit SctR; this translates as MSHGLLGVLLLVPAVAAAAENSLARMSYAGSPLSMMGMLAVMSLLPFAVLMLTSFSKIAVVLSLARSAMGTQQAPPTIVLTGLAAVLTGHIMAPVMERMYDAGQVAYAEVASGSGAEMLSAASRVSEPLRAFLIKHGSAEERARFVDLARELRPVEEMDAVRETDLFIVIPAFVITELKEAFQIGFLVFLPFLVLDMVIANVLLALGMQTLSPSQVSLPFKILLFVAVDGWSLLARGLILGYR
- a CDS encoding flagellar biosynthetic protein FliQ, translated to MTQDVFLTLGREALLLMVMASLPPIGASLVVGFLSSLFQATTQLQESTLSVVPKLCAAVLALVLAGPWIAGQLTRFTHQLLMLISEVAA